A single genomic interval of Daucus carota subsp. sativus chromosome 1, DH1 v3.0, whole genome shotgun sequence harbors:
- the LOC108205400 gene encoding hydroxyproline O-galactosyltransferase GALT3, whose translation MKNWSGGVLIVGLGLILLLRYSFVGKQPHKQSAYDFFNSHLSKDSTESGDSSNTVKTETVQNPEKRPHFVDVEGLDDLYAFRNMSEEESKVLLVWSQMRMLLSRSDALPETFQGIKEAAVSWKELLSLIEKDKSSQLNDNIQNDKKCPYYVGMPSGLNTSTSGSGYILEIPCGLVEDSSVTLIGIPNRGQGNFTIELVASKFPEEQNPPIVLHFNVFLPGENLTKEPIIVQNTWTNETGWGKEERCPNHHSINTTNVDGLAKCNEEVATSAEEEIAHASNLSVNQSSNVSSGSAHVSANFPFSEGSPFTATLWTGVEGFHMSVNGRHETSFEYREKLEPWLINGVRLLGDVEPVSAIAKGLPVSEDLDLIVDVEHLKAPVTAKKRLVLLIGVFSSCNNFNRRMALRRSWMQYDAVRSGEVAVRFFTGLHKNIQVNFQLWKESQAYGDMQLMPFVDYYSLISLKTIAICTMGTKILPAKYIMKTDDDAFVRIDEVLSSLKQKASDGLLYGLISFESKPQRDAENKWFISTEEWPHESYPPWAHGPGYIISRDIAKFIVQAHQKRELKLFKLEDVSMGIWIEKFKERGHEVQYISDERFYNAGCEPNYILAHYQNPRMVLCLWEKLQKEHKPDCCE comes from the exons ATGAAGAATTGGTCTGGAGGAGTGTTGATAGTAGGACTTGGTTTGATTTTACTTCTTCGGTACAGCTTTGTAGGAAAACAGCCGCATAAGCAGTCagcttatgatttttttaatagcCATTTGTCTAAAGATTCTACTGAGAGTGGAGATAGTTCTAATACAGTGAAAACTGAAACTGTCCAAAATCCTGAGAAAAGGCCCCACTTTGTTGACGTCGAAGGACTTGATGACCTCTATGCTTTTAGGAATATGTCTGAAGAAGAGTCAAAGGTTTTGCTTGTTTGGTCTCAGATGCGTATGCTTCTTTCAAGGTCAGATGCTTTACCTGAAACATTTCAAGGCATTAAAGAGGCTGCTGTGTCATGGAAAGAGTTATTGTCATTGATTGAGAAAGATAAATCCTCCCAGTTGAATGATAACATCCAGAATGACAAGAAATGCCCTTACTATGTTGGCATGCCGAGTGGTTTGAATACATCAACATCTGGTAGTGGATACATTCTTGAAATTCCTTGTGGTTTAGTTGAGGATTCGTCGGTCACGTTAATAGGAATTCCCAATAGGGGACAGGGAAACTTTACAATCGAACTTGTAGCCTCAAAATTTCCGGAAGAACAAAATCCTCCAATAGTTTTgcattttaatgtatttttacCTGGAGAAAATTTGACAAAGGAGCCCATTATAGTTCAGAATACATGGACCAATGAGACTGGTTGGGGGAAGGAAGAAAGGTGTCCTAATCATCATTCCATTAACACCACGAACG TTGATGGACTGGCAAAATGTAACGAAGAAGTCGCCACAAGTGCTGAAGAAGAAATTGCTCATGCTAGTAATCTTAGTGTCAACCAATCATCAAATGTTTCCAGTGGGAGTGCTCATGTCAGTGCCAATTTTCCATTTTCTGAAGGTAGCCCATTCACTGCCACCTTGTGGACTGGTGTGGAGGGATTCCACATGAGTGTGAATGGACGGCATGAAACATCTTTCGAGTATAGGGAG AAACTTGAACCATGGTTGATTAATGGAGTTAGACTATTGGGTGACGTGGAACCTGTGTCTGCCATTGCTAAAGGTTTGCCTGTTTCTgaagatttggatttgattgtAGATGTTGAGCACCTTAAAGCTCCAGTAACTGCCAAGAAAAGGCTTGTACTGTTAATTGGGGTATTCTCTTCTTGCAATAATTTTAATCGGCGTATGGCATTAAGGAGATCCTGGATGCAGTACGATGCTGTACGTTCCGGGGAAGTGGCAGTTCGGTTTTTCACTGGCCTT CACAAGAATATTCAAGTCAACTTTCAGCTGTGGAAAGAATCTCAAGCTTATGGAGATATGCAGCTTATGCCTTTTGTTGATTACTACAGTCTGATCAGTTTGAAAACGATTGCAATATGCACTATGGGG ACCAAAATCCTCCCAGCTAAATATATAATGAAGACAGACGATGACGCTTTTGTGAGGATAGATGAAGTTCTGTCTAGTCTCAAGCAAAAGGCTTCTGATGGCCTCTTATATGGTCTAATATCTTTTGAGTCAAAGCCCCAGAGAGACGCGGAAAACAAATGGTTTATTAGTACCGAG GAATGGCCACATGAGAGCTACCCGCCATGGGCTCATGGTCCAGGTTATATAATATCCAGAGATATTGCGAAATTTATTGTGCAAGCGCACCAAAAAAGAGAGCTCAAG CTTTTCAAATTAGAAGATGTATCCATGGGAATATGGATCGAAAAATTCAAAGAACGTGGTCACGAAGTGCAGTACATTAGTGATGAACGGTTTTATAATGCGGGATGCGAGCCTAATTACATCCTCGCGCACTACCAAAATCCGCGAATGGTCTTATGCCTGTGGGAGAAGCTGCAGAAAGAACATAAGCCCGACTGCTGTGAATGA
- the LOC108214545 gene encoding zinc finger BED domain-containing protein RICESLEEPER 1-like, with amino-acid sequence MDKGKRKFEESNRITRYFSRADKQQANPASNNESGINVEGVYESMGRFVCSAEISFSSIKKLTMMMNPSFPFSYLELKRSCLKVYQEEKAKVVQTMEKLDGLIALSMDILRRDTYDYYSLELPEGRTVFDYLCLRAHFIDDNWEPKSWVICYIDTDHIFKNGAEKTILKCLSDFHIEKKISTITPRDRSEYDDMIETLKNLPNEKKKLQIKCQQFGIYCCSNLLCQMVEVAFEEIEDIIDRLSVRSSHWHITLSSLQEAIDLEAKGKFLEQYHSEHEDLPDEKEWKKLRYVCRLVAYIYNAAEVLFFTKNPTASLYLHNLHQLQASLRKESMSTDRLDLATDLLQKFDEYWNDMFLLLAIATVMDPRCKMKYIEFSFLKYDDNSGNSKVTTILEAIRGIYDDYKMHSTEALKSSKLSESKPSELKPPDRDSEEETLEEEEEDLPMHTLERLKNCNFGFNCMDEYNEFIKPGDQPPKSELEWYFDEPVLPWTKDFDLMSWWRTESPKYPVLSKMARDLLAIPFSVASSYEAFVYQDYRMADKSLDSLGPVLINALACTRSYSPKY; translated from the coding sequence ATGGATAAGGGTAAACGTAAATTTGAAGAAAGCAATCGTATTACTAGATACTTTTCTAGAGCTGACAAGCAACAAGCCAATCCTGCTTCCAATAATGAGTCTGGTATCAATGTGGAGGGAGTTTATGAATCAATGGGAAGGTTTGTTTGCTCAGCAGAAATTTCTTTTTCATCTATAAAAAAGTTGACAATGATGATGAACCCAAGCTTTCCTTTTAGTTATCTTGAACTAAAACGTAGTTGCTTGAAGGTTTATCAAGAAGAGAAAGCAAAAGTTGTGCAGACTATGGAAAAATTGGACGGGTTGATTGCCCTGTCGATGGACATACTCAGGCGAGACACTTATGATTATTATAGTCTTGAGCTTCCTGAAGGACGAACAGTTTTTGACTATTTGTGCTTAAGAGCTCACTTTATTGATGATAACTGGGAACCAAAGTCATGGGTTATTTGTTATATTGATACAGACCACATCTTTAAAAATGGCGCTGAGAAGACCATTTTGAAATGCCTTTCAGATTTTCACATTGAGAAAAAGATATCCACCATAACACCCAGAGACAGATCTGAATATGATGACATGATCGAGACTTTGAAGAATCTCCCTAATGAGAAGAAAAAGCTACAAATTAAGTGCCAGCAATTTGGAATATATTGTTGTTCGAATCTTTTATGTCAAATGGTGGAAGTGgcttttgaagaaattgaagATATCATTGATAGATTGTCAGTACGTTCCTCTCATTGGCATATTACATTAAGCAGTCTACAAGAAGCAATAGATTTGGAGGCTAAAGGAAAATTTTTGGAGCAATATCATTCCGAGCATGAGGACTTACCCGATGAGAAAGAATGGAAGAAACTTAGATATGTTTGTAGACTGGTGGCATACATATATAATGCAGCAGAAGTATTGTTCTTCACAAAAAATCCTACAGCCAGCCTATATCTTCATAATCTGCATCAGCTTCAGGCAAGCTTGAGGAAAGAATCTATGAGTACTGACAGGTTGGATCTAGCTACAGATCTGCTACAGAAGTTTGATGAGTACTGGAATGACATGTTTTTGTTATTGGCTATCGCTACTGTGATGGATCCGCGCTGTAAGATGAAATATATAGAATTTTCCTTTTTGAAGTATGATGATAACTCCGGAAACTCAAAAGTCACAACTATTCTGGAGGCCATTCGGGGGATATATGATGATTATAAGATGCATAGTACTGAAGCACTGAAATCTTCGAAACTTTCTGAATCAAAGCCTTCTGAGTTAAAGCCCCCTGATCGAGATTCTGAAGAAGAAACtttggaagaagaagaagaagatctccCTATGCATACACTTGAGAGACTAAAAAACTGCAACTTTGGGTTTAATTGTATGGATGAGTATAATGAGTTTATTAAACCAGGTGATCAACCCCCAAAGTCTGAACTGGAATGGTACTTTGATGAGCCTGTCTTGCCATGGACGAAGGATTTCGACTTAATGAGTTGGTGGAGAACCGAAAGCCCCAAGTATCCTGTACTGTCCAAGATGGCGCGCGACCTTTTAGCAATACCATTCTCTGTAGCCAGTTCATATGAAGCTTTTGTTTACCAGGATTATCGAATGGCTGATAAATCTCTTGATTCGTTAGGACCAGTTCTAATTAATGCCTTGGCGTGCACTCGGAGCTATTCTCCAAAGTACTGA